The Zobellia alginiliquefaciens genome contains a region encoding:
- a CDS encoding glycosyltransferase family 2 protein: MDLSIIIPLLNEEESLKELHDWILKVMRANNFQYEIIFIDDGSTDDSWKTITELAQSNPNVEGLRFKKNFGKSQALHAGFKAAKGNVVITMDADLQDDPEEIPELYRLIKEDKYDLVSGWKKKRFDSVLSKNMPSKLFNWAARKTSGVKLHDFNCGLKAFDKKVIKTIEVSGEMHRYIPVLAKNAGYGNIGEKVVKHQARKYGHTKFGMERFINGFLDLLTIWFVSKFGRQPMHLFGALGVLMFIIGFGFAIYLGVDKLFINPYGRLITDRPQFFIALTAMIIGTQLFLAGFLGEILIRSRKNETRYTISEEIGPESKAKEYSS; this comes from the coding sequence ATGGATCTGTCCATAATTATACCCTTACTTAACGAAGAAGAATCTTTAAAAGAACTTCATGATTGGATTTTAAAGGTCATGCGTGCCAATAATTTCCAGTATGAAATTATTTTTATAGATGATGGCAGTACTGATGATTCTTGGAAAACAATCACGGAACTTGCGCAATCCAACCCGAATGTAGAAGGGCTACGGTTCAAAAAGAATTTTGGTAAATCCCAAGCGCTACATGCCGGCTTTAAAGCTGCAAAAGGCAATGTAGTTATTACTATGGATGCGGACCTACAAGATGACCCGGAAGAAATACCAGAACTGTACCGATTGATAAAAGAGGACAAATACGATTTGGTTTCAGGTTGGAAGAAAAAAAGATTCGATTCCGTACTTTCAAAAAACATGCCTTCAAAATTGTTCAATTGGGCGGCACGTAAAACCTCGGGGGTAAAACTGCATGATTTTAATTGTGGCCTCAAAGCTTTCGATAAAAAAGTAATCAAAACTATTGAGGTTTCGGGCGAAATGCATAGATATATTCCCGTTTTGGCCAAAAATGCCGGTTATGGCAATATTGGAGAAAAGGTTGTAAAGCACCAAGCACGAAAATACGGACACACCAAATTTGGCATGGAACGTTTTATAAACGGTTTTCTAGATTTATTGACCATTTGGTTTGTATCTAAATTTGGTCGCCAGCCCATGCATTTATTTGGGGCTTTGGGCGTTCTCATGTTCATTATAGGCTTTGGTTTTGCCATCTATTTGGGTGTGGACAAGCTTTTTATAAACCCTTACGGAAGATTAATAACCGATCGCCCGCAATTTTTCATTGCACTTACAGCAATGATTATTGGTACTCAGTTATTTTTAGCAGGGTTTTTAGGTGAAATTTTGATAAGATCACGAAAAAATGAAACACGTTATACCATTTCCGAAGAAATAGGTCCAGAGTCAAAAGCAAAGGAATATTCTTCGTAA
- a CDS encoding GlmU family protein, which translates to MNYILFDGTVRDNLLPFTFTRPVADIRVGILTIREKWEKYLGNTTTTITEEYLSEKFPMVEMEENVLINASFLPNQTLVDLVQDLKENEAIFQGDEVIAFFTHESQEEVDFSTYDHIEFDEDIIRIEHTWDIFSKNGEAIQADFDFITEGRKSAPIPKTNTLIHPERIFMEEGAQVEHSILNATDGPIYLGKDSQVWEGNLIRGAFALCNNAVVKMGAKIYGATTIGPYGKVCGEISNSVIFGYSSKGHEGYLGNAVLGEWCNIGADSNNSNLKNNYAKVRLWNYATEKFEQTGLQFCGLMMGDHSKTAINTMFNTGTVIGVNCNIYVPGFPRNFVPSFSWGGASGFSTYSTSKAFDAAKVMMARRNVEFDDQEARILEHVFELTKKWRNY; encoded by the coding sequence ATGAACTATATTCTTTTTGACGGTACGGTACGGGATAACCTGCTGCCTTTCACTTTTACACGGCCTGTTGCGGATATCCGTGTGGGTATATTAACGATACGTGAAAAGTGGGAAAAGTATCTCGGAAACACTACTACGACGATAACGGAGGAGTATCTGTCCGAAAAATTTCCTATGGTTGAAATGGAAGAAAATGTATTGATCAATGCGTCTTTTTTGCCAAATCAAACATTAGTTGACCTTGTTCAGGACTTAAAAGAAAACGAGGCTATTTTTCAAGGTGATGAAGTCATTGCTTTTTTTACTCATGAGAGTCAAGAAGAGGTTGATTTTTCAACGTACGATCACATTGAATTTGATGAGGATATAATTAGAATTGAGCATACATGGGATATTTTTTCCAAAAATGGAGAAGCTATTCAGGCAGATTTTGATTTCATTACGGAAGGTAGAAAAAGTGCGCCCATACCTAAAACCAATACATTAATTCACCCTGAGCGAATTTTCATGGAAGAAGGCGCGCAAGTGGAACATAGTATTTTGAATGCTACGGATGGTCCTATTTATCTAGGTAAGGATTCTCAGGTTTGGGAAGGAAACCTTATACGTGGGGCTTTTGCTTTGTGTAATAACGCCGTAGTGAAAATGGGAGCCAAGATATACGGAGCCACAACTATAGGACCTTACGGAAAGGTGTGCGGTGAAATCAGTAATTCAGTAATTTTCGGTTATTCAAGTAAAGGTCATGAAGGGTATTTGGGTAATGCTGTTTTAGGGGAGTGGTGTAACATTGGTGCGGATTCTAATAACTCCAACCTTAAGAACAATTACGCAAAAGTACGTTTATGGAATTACGCTACGGAAAAATTTGAGCAAACGGGTTTACAGTTTTGTGGACTCATGATGGGAGACCATAGTAAGACGGCAATTAATACCATGTTCAATACAGGTACCGTAATTGGTGTGAACTGTAATATTTATGTTCCTGGTTTTCCACGTAATTTTGTGCCAAGTTTTAGTTGGGGCGGTGCTTCGGGTTTTTCTACGTACAGTACATCAAAGGCTTTTGATGCAGCCAAGGTAATGATGGCTAGGAGAAATGTGGAGTTTGATGATCAAGAAGCTCGGATTTTGGAACATGTTTTTGAGCTAACTAAAAAGTGGAGGAATTACTAA
- a CDS encoding lytic transglycosylase domain-containing protein: MKILKNVLMLLGVFFVVSTLIFAVQSNVEPAKGDADVTENEKREIDKNVAEGYRISAIEIPEDLSFAGEAVPQDDPEVMERIDREFLVNTYWQSNAVLLIKRANMYFPIIEPILAKNGIPDDFKYLAVAESGLQNVVSHAGAAGFWQIMKATGQEHGLEVNRNVDERYNLEKATEVACEYLNRNYKRYGSWTLTAASYNAGAGAINKYLGIQQVSDYYDLLLGQETGRYVFRIMAIKEILSHPEKYGFDIDKKDMYQAVPTFKVEIDEPVLSFADFAQQYEINYKILKRHNPWLREAHLNNSSRKKYTVEIPNKGYYRIGK; the protein is encoded by the coding sequence ATGAAGATTTTAAAGAATGTATTGATGCTTTTGGGCGTCTTTTTTGTTGTGAGCACTTTGATATTTGCCGTACAGAGTAATGTGGAACCTGCTAAGGGCGATGCTGATGTTACCGAAAACGAAAAGAGGGAAATAGATAAAAACGTTGCGGAAGGGTATCGCATTTCTGCAATAGAGATACCAGAGGATTTAAGTTTTGCCGGAGAGGCTGTGCCACAAGATGATCCAGAGGTTATGGAGCGTATTGATCGTGAGTTTTTAGTTAACACTTATTGGCAGTCAAATGCTGTATTGTTAATTAAAAGAGCAAATATGTATTTTCCTATTATAGAGCCAATTTTAGCAAAAAATGGTATCCCGGATGATTTTAAATATTTGGCCGTTGCTGAAAGCGGACTTCAAAATGTGGTTTCCCATGCCGGTGCCGCTGGGTTTTGGCAGATAATGAAAGCTACTGGGCAAGAGCATGGCTTAGAGGTAAACAGAAATGTAGATGAACGTTACAACTTGGAAAAAGCCACAGAAGTTGCTTGTGAGTATTTAAATAGAAATTATAAAAGATATGGAAGTTGGACGTTGACCGCTGCTTCGTATAACGCAGGAGCAGGCGCTATCAATAAATATTTAGGCATTCAGCAGGTAAGTGATTATTATGACCTTTTGCTAGGGCAGGAGACCGGAAGATATGTTTTCCGTATCATGGCTATAAAAGAAATTTTAAGTCACCCGGAAAAATATGGTTTTGATATCGATAAAAAAGATATGTACCAAGCTGTCCCTACTTTTAAAGTTGAGATTGATGAACCTGTATTGAGTTTTGCAGATTTTGCCCAACAGTATGAAATCAATTACAAAATATTAAAGAGACACAACCCTTGGCTTAGAGAAGCGCATTTAAACAACAGCTCTCGTAAAAAATATACAGTAGAGATCCCTAATAAGGGATATTACAGAATAGGCAAGTAA
- a CDS encoding DUF4199 domain-containing protein: MEDTQAQTGKFSLNYGLIVGAVGIAFGIMLYVMDMQYERGFAVQATQTLILVAGIVLGIYQFKKANSNFLTISEALKVGAGVALIAGLLGILYFYIFSNFIEPDFMDNMYEIGKQQALIDNPKLTEEQIDQGIEMQKSFSWMTYPIILVMNILIGLVVGVITGLILKKDKPAY; this comes from the coding sequence ATGGAAGATACTCAAGCTCAAACGGGAAAATTTTCGCTTAATTACGGCCTAATAGTTGGTGCTGTTGGCATAGCCTTTGGTATTATGTTATACGTAATGGATATGCAATATGAACGGGGTTTTGCCGTACAAGCAACTCAAACCTTAATTTTGGTTGCCGGTATTGTATTGGGTATTTATCAATTTAAAAAAGCCAATTCAAACTTTTTAACAATTTCGGAAGCTTTAAAAGTTGGCGCAGGAGTTGCTCTTATTGCAGGCCTTTTAGGTATACTCTATTTTTATATTTTCTCTAACTTTATAGAACCGGATTTCATGGATAATATGTATGAAATAGGAAAACAACAGGCTTTAATAGATAACCCTAAACTTACGGAAGAACAAATTGATCAAGGTATTGAAATGCAAAAGTCGTTCTCTTGGATGACTTACCCCATAATTTTAGTCATGAACATCCTTATTGGTCTTGTTGTAGGTGTCATTACAGGTCTAATTCTTAAAAAAGATAAACCTGCATATTAG
- a CDS encoding GNAT family N-acetyltransferase, translating to MNEVEIIDNSFLRQFETKVEGILAKIEYSSQERKVFLTKLVVPEEITKEGFKEDFIKSVLNHIQEQNLRVVPTSPQIAGFLRKNRQYKEMLPVGIRI from the coding sequence ATGAATGAAGTAGAAATTATTGACAACAGTTTCTTGCGTCAATTCGAAACAAAGGTTGAAGGTATTTTAGCCAAGATCGAGTATTCTTCGCAAGAACGCAAAGTATTTCTAACAAAATTAGTAGTGCCTGAAGAAATCACCAAAGAAGGTTTCAAAGAAGATTTTATCAAGTCCGTTCTTAACCACATTCAGGAGCAGAATCTTAGAGTAGTCCCTACGAGTCCACAAATTGCCGGTTTTTTACGCAAAAACAGACAGTACAAAGAGATGTTGCCCGTAGGCATTAGAATCTAA
- a CDS encoding type B 50S ribosomal protein L31 → MKKDIHPENYRLVAFKDMSNDEVFLTKSTAVTKETIEVDGVEYPVVKLEISRTSHPFYTGKAKLLDTAGRIDKFKSKYDKFKKKPAAAKADKEEK, encoded by the coding sequence ATGAAGAAAGATATACATCCAGAGAATTATAGATTAGTTGCTTTTAAAGACATGTCTAATGACGAGGTTTTTTTAACTAAATCTACAGCAGTTACCAAAGAAACTATTGAAGTTGATGGTGTTGAATACCCAGTGGTAAAATTAGAAATTTCAAGAACATCTCACCCGTTCTATACTGGTAAGGCTAAACTTCTGGATACTGCCGGACGTATTGATAAGTTCAAAAGCAAATACGACAAGTTCAAGAAGAAACCTGCAGCAGCTAAAGCTGATAAAGAAGAAAAATAA
- the mtaB gene encoding tRNA (N(6)-L-threonylcarbamoyladenosine(37)-C(2))-methylthiotransferase MtaB, translating into MKKKVAFYTLGCKLNFSETSTIARGFQEDGFDRVDFSEHADMYVINTCSVTENADKRFKTIVKQAQKVNPEAFVAAIGCYAQLKPEELAAVDGVDLVLGATEKFKITDYINDLTKNDFGEVHSCEIEDADFYVGSYAIGDRTRAFLKVQDGCDYKCTYCTIPLARGISRSDTLQNMLKNAAEISEKGIKEIVLTGVNIGDYGKGEFGNKKHEHTFLDLVKALDKVEGIHRLRISSIEPNLLKNETIDFVSQSNSFVPHFHIPLQSGSDAILKLMRRRYMSNLYVDRVKRIRETMPHACIGVDVIVGFPGETDEHFLETYHFLNELDISYLHVFTYSERDNTAAAEMEGVVPKQVRNKRSKMLRGLSVKKRRAFYESQLGKTYQVLFEGENKEGYIHGFTSNYVKVKAPWNPELVNTLHHVELKEIDEDGLVRFNFQKEVVKA; encoded by the coding sequence ATGAAAAAGAAAGTTGCCTTCTATACATTGGGTTGTAAACTCAATTTTTCCGAAACATCCACCATTGCCAGAGGTTTTCAGGAGGATGGTTTTGACCGCGTAGATTTCTCTGAACATGCAGATATGTATGTAATTAATACGTGTTCTGTAACCGAGAATGCCGATAAAAGGTTTAAGACCATTGTGAAGCAAGCACAGAAAGTTAATCCAGAGGCTTTTGTGGCTGCCATTGGTTGTTACGCACAGTTGAAGCCTGAGGAACTGGCAGCTGTGGATGGTGTCGATTTGGTTTTGGGTGCTACGGAGAAATTCAAGATAACGGATTATATAAATGACCTGACTAAAAATGATTTTGGTGAAGTCCATTCATGTGAAATAGAGGATGCGGATTTTTATGTAGGCAGTTATGCAATTGGCGATCGTACACGGGCTTTTTTAAAGGTGCAGGATGGATGCGATTATAAATGTACGTATTGTACCATTCCGTTGGCTAGGGGCATTTCACGAAGTGATACGTTGCAGAATATGCTAAAGAACGCAGCCGAAATTTCTGAAAAGGGTATTAAGGAAATTGTTCTAACCGGAGTTAATATAGGTGATTACGGAAAAGGTGAGTTTGGTAATAAGAAGCATGAACACACATTTTTAGATTTGGTGAAAGCTCTGGATAAGGTAGAGGGCATTCATCGTCTTCGTATTTCTTCCATAGAACCTAATCTGTTAAAGAACGAAACGATAGATTTTGTTTCTCAAAGCAACTCGTTCGTGCCACATTTTCATATTCCTTTGCAAAGTGGTAGCGATGCTATTTTAAAGTTGATGCGCCGCCGGTACATGAGCAATTTGTATGTAGATAGGGTAAAAAGAATTAGGGAAACCATGCCTCATGCCTGTATTGGTGTAGATGTCATAGTTGGGTTTCCGGGAGAGACCGATGAACACTTTTTAGAGACGTATCATTTTTTAAATGAATTGGATATATCATATCTGCATGTTTTTACGTATTCGGAGCGCGATAATACCGCCGCGGCAGAAATGGAAGGTGTAGTGCCAAAACAGGTTAGAAATAAACGCAGCAAGATGTTACGTGGACTTTCCGTTAAAAAAAGAAGGGCTTTCTATGAAAGTCAATTAGGTAAAACGTATCAGGTGCTTTTTGAGGGGGAAAACAAAGAAGGCTATATTCATGGGTTTACGAGCAATTATGTGAAGGTAAAAGCACCTTGGAACCCGGAGTTGGTAAATACGCTGCATCATGTAGAATTAAAGGAAATAGATGAAGATGGGTTAGTTCGTTTTAATTTCCAGAAAGAGGTCGTAAAAGCATAG
- a CDS encoding alpha/beta fold hydrolase — protein sequence MSDSRIHIYFMPGMAANPSIFRHIALPEEKFAQHLLEWFVPRKNMSLEEYAKKMNENIHHENAVLVGVSFGGMLVQEMARFKSFRKVIVVSSVKDASELPKRMVFAKYTRIHKILPTGLVNNVELLAKYAFGETVNKRLALYEEYLSIRDKYYIDWSINQIVNWKRVETIPGLVHIHGEKDVVFPIGNIKDCITVKNGTHTMIIHRARWFNEHLPTIILQ from the coding sequence ATGAGTGATTCTAGAATTCATATCTATTTTATGCCGGGAATGGCAGCTAACCCATCTATCTTTAGACATATTGCTCTACCTGAGGAAAAATTTGCACAACATCTTTTGGAGTGGTTCGTGCCGCGGAAGAATATGTCACTAGAGGAATATGCCAAAAAGATGAACGAAAATATTCATCATGAGAATGCGGTTTTAGTAGGGGTTTCCTTTGGAGGTATGCTAGTTCAGGAAATGGCTAGGTTTAAATCTTTTAGAAAAGTTATAGTAGTCTCCAGTGTTAAAGATGCTTCTGAGCTGCCTAAGCGTATGGTCTTTGCTAAGTATACCCGTATACATAAAATTTTGCCTACGGGTCTTGTTAATAATGTAGAGCTTCTGGCAAAGTATGCTTTTGGAGAGACCGTAAATAAACGCCTTGCACTTTATGAGGAATATTTGTCCATAAGGGATAAATACTATATAGATTGGTCCATTAACCAAATTGTTAATTGGAAACGAGTTGAAACAATCCCAGGATTGGTTCATATACATGGAGAGAAAGATGTTGTTTTTCCTATCGGTAATATTAAGGACTGTATTACTGTTAAAAACGGAACACATACCATGATAATCCATCGTGCTAGATGGTTTAACGAGCATTTGCCCACAATTATTTTGCAATAA